A window of the Longimicrobium sp. genome harbors these coding sequences:
- a CDS encoding SWIM zinc finger family protein, translating into MSGDWWNWEHGPRRPAKDGIKARSQRGDIGESWWSKRFLAALQAVADTSRLSRGRSYARSGQVMGLKVEPGAVTARVQGSQPQPYAVRIALKPFTDAEWARAEAELAGQALFLAALLAGEMPRDVEQAFAAAGLSLFPTKPGELKNDCSCPDWGNPCKHVAATYYILAEAFDADPFLVLAWRGQPKERLLERLRELRGAIPEPGPEAEPEPASTPAASAAAPPSGDFWRAGPELAGLRYAPRAAEVPDAVLRQLGPLPPAAGGEPVAEALAAAYRIFTAAAERRAFGEAGESGAREEEAAEPRSTAT; encoded by the coding sequence GTGAGCGGCGACTGGTGGAACTGGGAGCACGGCCCCCGGCGGCCGGCCAAGGACGGGATCAAGGCGCGCAGCCAGCGCGGCGACATCGGCGAGAGCTGGTGGTCGAAGCGCTTCCTGGCGGCGCTGCAGGCCGTGGCCGACACCTCGCGGCTCTCGCGTGGGCGGAGCTACGCGCGCAGCGGCCAGGTGATGGGGCTGAAGGTGGAGCCCGGCGCGGTGACGGCGCGGGTGCAGGGCTCGCAGCCCCAGCCGTACGCGGTGCGCATCGCGCTGAAGCCGTTCACCGACGCCGAGTGGGCGCGCGCCGAGGCCGAGCTGGCCGGGCAGGCGCTCTTCCTGGCCGCGCTGCTGGCCGGCGAGATGCCGCGCGACGTGGAGCAGGCGTTCGCGGCCGCCGGGCTCTCGCTCTTCCCTACGAAGCCGGGGGAGCTGAAGAACGACTGCTCGTGCCCGGACTGGGGGAACCCGTGCAAGCACGTAGCGGCCACCTACTACATCCTGGCCGAGGCGTTCGACGCCGACCCTTTCCTGGTGCTCGCCTGGCGCGGCCAGCCGAAGGAGCGGCTCCTGGAGCGCCTGCGCGAGCTGCGTGGCGCGATCCCGGAGCCTGGGCCCGAAGCCGAGCCGGAGCCTGCCTCCACGCCCGCCGCCTCCGCCGCGGCACCGCCCTCCGGCGACTTCTGGCGCGCCGGGCCGGAGCTGGCGGGCCTGCGCTACGCCCCGCGCGCCGCCGAGGTGCCCGACGCCGTTCTCCGGCAGCTCGGCCCCCTCCCACCCGCCGCCGGCGGCGAGCCGGTGGCCGAGGCGCTGGCCGCCGCCTACCGCATCTTCACCGCCGCGGCCGAGCGGCGGGCGTTCGGGGAGGCGGGGGAGAGCGGAGCACGGGAGGAGGAAGCGGCGGAGCCTCGCTCGACCGCCACCTGA
- a CDS encoding DEAD/DEAH box helicase, translating to MIVVHACWSPFALYLWGETSWAPGLPKVGRGRVGREKARPRPHPFAAEHHALRDALGRLGGVDRRARPAEPTLHLPSFHRLPQPSPHVPRPDDSGPGGEEPTATMPWIVRAVELPNDAALDFLLALPTAPVEGVVAADSLRWFGEAAKLAVELVARGHVLPVLEPRDVGWLAAWRPTLADEADAERLAALRRALPGVAGAAETPAEGDDLASLALGGLVDACVRQALRGQKLMPPRRGRRAAGEQWAAALLGRDGFVFLKEKEEGERLHGVLAAWSRPLEPARPGGLRTCFRLSAPAEPAEEGEAGSPAARAPSPEGSWRLDFLLQAADDPSLLVPADEVWRARGPLKVLRRTLDHPQERLLGDLGRALRLFPPLEPALRGARPTGAGLDAEAAYRFLREGAPLLAQAGFGVRVPAWWGRPSARLGLKLRARPSTPAPRGQAEGRFGLETLCAYDWQVSLGGESLSAEEFRALARAKVPLVRFRGEWVELRPDEVQAALKLFEKGAAGEMSAADLLRLAMGADEAAAELPVAGVEASGWLAELLAADGDARIAPVAPPEGFAGTLRPYQERGLAWLAFLDRLGLGACLADDMGLGKTVQLLALLLAQPVHAGAGRKRRTLPTLLVCPMSLVGNWQREAARFAPGLAVHVHHGGERLSGPALREAVRGAGLVITTYALAARDREELAAVEWGRVVLDEAQNVKNPAARQTQAVRSLSAPRRVALTGTPVENRLAELWSILEFLNPGLLGSAADFRRRFATPIERYRDPERAAALRRLTGPFILRRLKTDRRIVQDLPEKMEMKVFCNLTREQATLYQATVDEMMEKIERSEGIERRGLVLSTLMKLKQACNHPAQLLGDRSAPAGRSGKLARLEEVLEEVLAGGERALVFTQFAEMGELLKERLEERFAREVPFLHGGTSRVARDAMVARFQSPDGPAVLLLSLKAGGTGLNLTAANHVVHFDRWWNPAVEDQATDRAFRIGQRRNVQVRKLVCAGTLEERIDEMIEEKKRLAASVLGAGEAWLTELSTAELRRVVALSADAVAE from the coding sequence GGGGCCGTGTGGGCCGCGAGAAGGCCCGCCCGCGGCCGCACCCTTTCGCGGCCGAGCACCACGCGCTGCGCGACGCGCTCGGGCGGCTCGGAGGGGTGGACAGGCGCGCCCGGCCGGCCGAGCCGACGCTCCACCTCCCCTCGTTCCACCGCCTCCCGCAGCCTTCGCCGCACGTGCCGCGGCCGGACGACTCCGGCCCCGGCGGCGAGGAGCCCACGGCGACGATGCCGTGGATCGTGCGCGCGGTGGAGCTCCCAAACGACGCGGCGCTCGACTTCCTCCTGGCGCTCCCCACCGCCCCCGTGGAGGGCGTGGTGGCGGCCGACTCGCTGCGCTGGTTCGGCGAGGCGGCCAAGCTGGCCGTGGAGCTGGTGGCGCGCGGCCACGTGCTCCCGGTGCTGGAGCCCCGGGACGTCGGCTGGCTGGCGGCGTGGCGCCCCACGCTCGCCGACGAGGCCGACGCCGAGCGGCTGGCGGCGCTCCGGCGCGCGCTGCCGGGAGTCGCCGGGGCCGCGGAGACACCGGCGGAAGGCGATGACCTGGCCTCGCTCGCGCTGGGCGGGCTGGTGGACGCCTGCGTGCGCCAGGCGCTCCGCGGGCAGAAGCTGATGCCCCCGCGCCGCGGCCGCCGCGCCGCCGGCGAGCAGTGGGCGGCCGCGCTCCTCGGCCGCGACGGCTTCGTGTTCCTGAAGGAGAAAGAGGAGGGCGAGCGGCTGCACGGGGTGCTGGCGGCGTGGTCGCGGCCGCTGGAGCCCGCGCGGCCGGGCGGTCTGCGCACCTGCTTCCGCCTCTCCGCGCCCGCCGAGCCGGCGGAGGAAGGCGAGGCCGGGTCTCCCGCCGCCCGCGCGCCGTCGCCCGAGGGGAGCTGGCGGCTCGACTTCCTCCTCCAGGCCGCGGACGATCCCAGCCTGCTGGTGCCGGCGGACGAGGTGTGGCGCGCGCGCGGGCCGCTCAAGGTGCTCAGGCGCACGCTGGACCACCCGCAGGAGCGGCTGCTGGGCGACCTGGGCCGGGCGCTGCGCCTCTTCCCGCCGCTGGAGCCGGCGCTGCGCGGCGCCCGCCCCACCGGGGCCGGGCTGGACGCCGAGGCCGCCTACCGCTTCCTGCGCGAGGGCGCGCCGCTCCTGGCCCAGGCCGGCTTCGGCGTGCGGGTGCCCGCCTGGTGGGGCCGCCCCTCCGCGCGGCTGGGGCTCAAGCTACGCGCCCGGCCGTCTACCCCCGCGCCGCGCGGCCAGGCGGAGGGGCGCTTCGGGCTGGAGACGCTCTGCGCGTACGACTGGCAGGTCTCCCTCGGCGGCGAATCCCTTTCGGCGGAGGAGTTCCGCGCGCTGGCCCGCGCCAAGGTGCCGCTGGTGCGCTTCCGCGGCGAGTGGGTGGAGCTCCGGCCCGACGAGGTGCAGGCGGCGCTGAAGCTCTTCGAAAAGGGCGCCGCGGGCGAGATGAGCGCGGCCGATCTCCTGCGCCTGGCCATGGGCGCCGACGAGGCCGCGGCCGAGCTCCCCGTGGCGGGCGTCGAGGCGTCCGGCTGGCTGGCCGAGCTGCTGGCCGCGGACGGCGACGCGCGGATCGCCCCGGTGGCGCCGCCGGAGGGGTTCGCGGGGACGCTCCGGCCGTACCAGGAGCGCGGGCTGGCGTGGCTCGCCTTCCTGGACCGCCTGGGGCTGGGAGCCTGCCTGGCCGACGACATGGGGCTGGGGAAGACGGTGCAGCTCCTGGCGCTCCTCCTGGCGCAACCCGTCCACGCGGGCGCGGGGCGGAAGCGGCGCACGCTCCCCACCCTGCTGGTGTGCCCGATGTCGCTGGTGGGGAACTGGCAGCGCGAGGCGGCGCGCTTCGCGCCGGGGCTGGCCGTGCACGTGCACCACGGTGGCGAGCGGCTGAGCGGGCCCGCGCTGCGGGAGGCCGTCCGCGGCGCCGGGCTGGTGATCACCACCTACGCGCTGGCCGCGCGCGACCGCGAGGAGCTGGCGGCGGTGGAGTGGGGGCGCGTGGTGCTCGACGAGGCGCAGAACGTGAAGAACCCGGCCGCACGGCAGACGCAGGCCGTGCGATCCTTGAGCGCGCCGCGCCGCGTGGCGCTCACCGGCACCCCGGTGGAGAACCGCCTGGCGGAGCTGTGGTCGATCCTGGAGTTCCTGAACCCGGGGCTCCTGGGGAGCGCCGCCGACTTCCGCCGCCGCTTCGCCACGCCGATCGAGCGCTACCGCGACCCCGAGCGCGCCGCGGCGCTCAGGCGGCTGACCGGGCCCTTCATCCTGCGCCGGCTCAAGACCGACCGCCGCATCGTGCAGGATCTCCCGGAAAAGATGGAGATGAAGGTCTTCTGCAACCTCACCCGCGAGCAGGCCACGCTCTACCAGGCCACCGTGGACGAGATGATGGAGAAGATCGAGCGGAGCGAGGGGATCGAGCGCCGGGGGCTGGTGCTCTCCACGCTGATGAAGCTCAAGCAGGCGTGCAACCACCCCGCGCAGCTCCTGGGCGACCGCTCGGCGCCGGCCGGGCGCTCGGGGAAGCTGGCGCGGCTGGAGGAGGTGCTGGAAGAGGTGCTGGCCGGGGGCGAGCGCGCGCTGGTCTTCACCCAGTTCGCCGAGATGGGCGAGCTGCTCAAGGAGCGGCTGGAGGAGCGCTTCGCGCGGGAGGTGCCCTTCCTGCACGGCGGCACGTCGCGCGTGGCGCGCGACGCCATGGTGGCGCGCTTCCAGTCGCCCGATGGGCCCGCCGTCCTCCTCCTCTCGCTCAAGGCGGGCGGCACGGGGCTCAACCTCACGGCGGCCAACCACGTGGTGCACTTCGACCGCTGGTGGAACCCGGCGGTGGAAGACCAGGCCACCGACCGCGCCTTCCGCATCGGCCAGCGGAGAAACGTGCAGGTGCGCAAGCTGGTGTGCGCCGGCACCCTGGAGGAGCGCATCGACGAGATGATCGAGGAGAAGAAGCGCCTGGCCGCCAGCGTGCTGGGCGCCGGCGAGGCATGGCTGACCGAGCTCTCCACCGCCGAGCTGCGCCGCGTCGTCGCCCTCTCCGCCGACGCCGTGGCCGAGTGA